Proteins encoded in a region of the Rickettsia bellii RML369-C genome:
- the zapE gene encoding cell division protein ZapE, translated as MTITLDTKQTNLLEELSQIAIELNKPKSLLKFFNKTNLKSGIYLFGPVGTGKTMLMNSFFEKLNVPKIIIHYQNFMQDIHKTMHKLQLENQKDIVPKIAKDYAKKTKVLGIDEFEIKDITDAMIIGRLFDELIKQNVFIFITSNSQPNNLYKDGLQRNSFLPFIDKINNEFYVKYLDNHHDYRFDKALNVKGDRIIYPLTLKNQDKFQKIIADISDNNFIPQTIEVLGREISFQKVHKRILITDFNELFTRNLSYIDYVNICQKFNIIIVQNMQIIPPDNTNLAVRFINFIDNAYFYKILLFMSLEDNPNKIYQGSARTEEFKRTVSRLNEMNSEAYLLNNDFRN; from the coding sequence GTGACCATAACATTAGACACAAAACAAACCAATTTATTAGAAGAATTAAGCCAAATAGCAATAGAGCTTAATAAACCTAAGAGCTTACTTAAATTCTTTAACAAAACTAACCTTAAAAGCGGAATTTATTTATTTGGTCCGGTTGGCACAGGTAAAACTATGTTGATGAATTCTTTTTTTGAAAAGCTTAACGTGCCAAAAATAATTATTCATTATCAAAATTTTATGCAGGATATTCACAAAACAATGCATAAATTACAACTGGAAAATCAGAAAGATATCGTCCCCAAAATTGCTAAAGATTACGCTAAAAAAACTAAAGTACTTGGGATAGATGAATTTGAAATTAAAGATATAACCGATGCAATGATAATCGGTAGATTATTTGATGAGCTAATAAAACAAAATGTTTTCATTTTCATAACTTCTAACTCGCAGCCTAATAATTTATATAAGGATGGGCTGCAAAGAAATTCATTTTTGCCGTTTATCGATAAAATAAATAACGAATTTTACGTTAAATATCTTGATAATCACCATGACTACAGATTTGATAAGGCTTTAAATGTTAAAGGCGATAGGATTATTTATCCTCTAACACTTAAAAATCAAGATAAGTTCCAAAAAATTATTGCAGATATTAGTGATAATAATTTTATTCCACAAACTATTGAAGTTTTAGGCAGAGAAATATCCTTTCAAAAAGTTCATAAAAGAATATTAATCACTGATTTTAATGAACTATTTACAAGAAATCTTAGCTATATTGATTATGTCAATATTTGCCAGAAATTTAATATTATTATTGTACAGAATATGCAAATTATTCCACCTGATAATACTAATTTAGCAGTCAGGTTTATCAACTTTATTGATAACGCTTATTTTTATAAAATTCTACTCTTTATGAGTTTAGAAGATAACCCTAATAAAATATATCAGGGATCAGCAAGAACCGAAGAATTCAAACGTACCGTCTCAAGGTTAAATGAAATGAATAGCGAGGCTTACTTATTAAACAACGATTTTAGGAATTAG
- a CDS encoding glycosyltransferase family 61 protein, whose protein sequence is MLNFTKYFIFIVFYFFYTSNIYAINNNHQFIAVKSLESSNIKIKKLLEEKNTSQFILELPNGVVINEGGVLTEEGYILQDTQTSTGDQHRLVNKKRDINEENPLYFKGKLAVISSPGSENWYHWLLQVLPRLIILKESNFEYDRIYVNNLKYQWQIKSLEVVLNYLNISEDKLLVVNSDCIIQASNLIVPSVPFIPVKGTALPFWLKKDLRNIFLKNNKDDIKTYDKIYISRKYASSRKIINEEKLIEEIEKIGFKVIYLELLSPHEQAQIFNKAKIIIGIHGSGFANLIFATPKCKVVEIDHGTNPPRSFYKRMANYMSCDYYPYYVDQTTEEHLEDDIKIDINKFMKFFNDLDK, encoded by the coding sequence ATGTTAAATTTTACAAAATATTTTATATTTATAGTTTTTTACTTTTTCTATACTAGTAATATTTATGCAATAAATAATAACCATCAATTCATTGCAGTCAAATCATTAGAATCTTCTAATATAAAAATCAAAAAATTACTTGAAGAAAAAAATACTAGTCAGTTTATTTTAGAGTTACCAAACGGCGTAGTAATTAATGAGGGCGGAGTTTTAACTGAAGAAGGTTATATTCTGCAAGATACTCAAACAAGCACAGGTGATCAACATCGTTTAGTGAATAAGAAACGAGATATTAACGAAGAAAATCCATTATATTTTAAAGGAAAGCTAGCAGTAATTTCATCTCCTGGCTCTGAAAATTGGTATCACTGGCTACTGCAAGTTTTGCCTAGATTAATTATATTAAAAGAATCAAACTTTGAGTATGATCGTATTTATGTTAATAATTTAAAATATCAGTGGCAAATTAAATCACTAGAAGTAGTATTAAATTATTTAAATATAAGTGAAGATAAGCTTTTAGTAGTAAATAGTGATTGTATAATTCAAGCTTCTAACTTAATTGTCCCATCTGTACCGTTTATTCCTGTAAAAGGTACAGCTTTACCTTTTTGGTTAAAAAAAGATTTAAGGAATATCTTTCTTAAAAATAATAAGGATGATATAAAAACTTATGATAAAATATATATCTCACGTAAATACGCTTCTAGTAGAAAAATAATCAATGAAGAAAAATTAATAGAAGAAATAGAGAAAATTGGTTTTAAAGTAATATATTTAGAGCTACTTTCCCCTCATGAGCAAGCTCAAATTTTTAATAAGGCAAAAATAATAATCGGGATACACGGCTCAGGGTTTGCCAATCTTATTTTTGCAACTCCTAAATGTAAAGTCGTGGAAATTGATCACGGTACAAATCCTCCAAGAAGTTTTTATAAGAGAATGGCAAATTATATGTCATGCGATTATTATCCTTATTACGTAGATCAAACAACTGAAGAACATTTAGAAGATGATATAAAAATAGATATCAATAAATTTATGAAATTTTTTAATGATTTAGATAAATAA
- a CDS encoding YebC/PmpR family DNA-binding transcriptional regulator: protein MAGHSKFKNIQHRKGAQDKKRAKVFTKLIREIVTAVKAGSTNPDNNPRLRTALATARSQNLPKERIDKAINSANDSANNENYTEIRYEGYAPGGIAIIVEALTDNKNRTAAEVRSSFTKYGGNLGETGSVNFLFKHCGVIQYPLEISSAENILETAIEAGTDDIVSDEVLHTIYTDIENFSKVLEFLTDKYGTAEEAYIGWVPLNTIIIDDKEKAEKLLKLVDLLEESDDVQRVFGNYELSDEIYEILQGSDE from the coding sequence ATGGCGGGACACTCAAAGTTTAAAAATATTCAGCATCGTAAAGGTGCTCAAGATAAGAAAAGAGCAAAAGTTTTTACAAAATTAATCCGTGAGATAGTTACTGCCGTCAAAGCTGGCTCTACAAACCCCGATAATAATCCACGTCTTAGAACTGCTTTAGCCACTGCTCGCAGCCAAAATCTTCCTAAAGAAAGAATTGATAAAGCTATTAATAGTGCTAATGATTCCGCTAATAATGAAAATTATACAGAAATTAGATATGAGGGTTATGCACCCGGCGGTATTGCTATAATAGTTGAAGCTTTAACTGACAATAAAAATCGTACTGCTGCTGAGGTACGCTCCAGCTTTACTAAATATGGCGGCAATTTAGGCGAAACCGGTAGCGTTAATTTTTTATTCAAACATTGTGGAGTCATTCAATATCCTCTAGAAATTAGCTCAGCTGAAAATATTTTAGAAACTGCAATAGAAGCAGGAACAGATGATATAGTTTCAGATGAAGTACTACATACTATATACACCGATATTGAAAATTTTTCTAAGGTCTTAGAATTTCTAACAGATAAATATGGCACTGCTGAAGAAGCTTATATAGGATGGGTTCCTTTAAATACAATAATTATTGATGACAAAGAAAAAGCTGAAAAGCTTCTAAAGCTTGTTGATCTTTTAGAAGAAAGCGACGATGTGCAGAGAGTTTTCGGTAATTACGAATTATCAGATGAAATTTACGAGATTTTACAAGGCAGTGATGAATAA
- a CDS encoding sugar phosphate nucleotidyltransferase: MNNMQIIILAAGKGSRMESDLPKVMHEVGGVPMLETVLNNSLKVTDDVVIVYSEDLKKYLTPYENMCRFALQKEPKGTAHATHAAIDLIDENKTILVLYGDHPFITPELMNELVEYLNFSNASLVTLCFERDDPAFYGRISIDQNGEFLEIIEYKNATEEQKKIKLCNSGIMAFNPGILNEYLPLFANDSRDNKEVYLTELVKLCKDNGKKVSYLLSDNHDLIVGVNTKNELLEANNIFSNNK; this comes from the coding sequence ATGAATAATATGCAAATAATTATTTTAGCAGCTGGCAAAGGCAGCAGAATGGAGTCTGATTTACCAAAAGTAATGCATGAGGTTGGCGGCGTTCCAATGCTTGAAACAGTGTTAAATAATTCTCTTAAAGTAACTGATGATGTAGTTATAGTTTATTCAGAAGATTTAAAAAAATATTTGACACCTTATGAAAATATGTGTCGTTTTGCCTTACAAAAAGAGCCTAAAGGTACAGCTCATGCTACTCATGCAGCAATAGATTTGATTGATGAGAATAAAACTATTTTAGTATTATATGGTGATCACCCATTTATTACTCCAGAATTAATGAATGAATTAGTAGAATACCTAAATTTTAGTAATGCTTCATTAGTAACATTATGTTTTGAAAGAGATGATCCCGCTTTTTATGGTAGAATCTCCATAGATCAAAATGGGGAGTTTTTGGAAATAATTGAATATAAAAATGCTACTGAAGAACAAAAGAAAATAAAGCTTTGTAATTCCGGAATTATGGCATTTAATCCTGGAATTTTAAACGAATATCTACCTTTATTTGCTAATGATTCTAGGGATAATAAAGAAGTTTATTTAACAGAACTGGTAAAATTGTGTAAAGATAATGGAAAAAAAGTTTCTTATTTATTATCTGATAATCATGATTTGATTGTCGGTGTTAATACTAAAAATGAGCTTTTGGAAGCTAACAATATTTTTTCAAATAATAAATAA
- a CDS encoding HD domain-containing protein: MEDLSSWKERFEECIYAKKLLDKLHYLNTKVVNPINLEEIKKGIYYARKYHGLQMRKSGDPYYSHPIEVAIMVAEFTAAEVPKLYTSVMIQAALLHDTIEDTALTEEMIAKIFGEEVAKHVEGLTRVKPYGKITAEESLNILVKQKRYDTVLIKLFDRIHNVQTLGAKSPEKQIKILTETLKNFIVLASYLELFEIEAKLMKYCLKLNSLKSNLQTAQNLQNSCHNYSFQTFSSLAFQNDLFLKQNLYWLKSL, translated from the coding sequence ATGGAAGATTTAAGCTCTTGGAAAGAAAGGTTTGAAGAATGCATTTATGCTAAAAAACTTCTCGATAAACTTCACTATTTAAATACTAAAGTAGTAAATCCAATAAATTTAGAAGAAATCAAAAAAGGGATATATTATGCCCGTAAATATCACGGCTTGCAAATGCGTAAGTCAGGCGATCCTTATTATTCTCATCCGATTGAAGTGGCAATTATGGTGGCAGAGTTTACAGCCGCAGAAGTACCTAAGCTTTACACATCTGTAATGATACAAGCGGCACTACTTCATGATACTATCGAAGATACGGCATTAACTGAAGAAATGATTGCCAAAATCTTTGGGGAAGAAGTGGCAAAGCATGTAGAAGGCTTGACCAGAGTTAAACCATATGGAAAAATTACCGCTGAAGAAAGTCTGAATATATTAGTTAAACAAAAAAGATACGACACAGTATTAATTAAGCTATTTGACCGCATCCATAACGTACAAACCTTAGGTGCTAAATCACCTGAGAAACAAATAAAAATACTTACAGAAACTTTAAAAAACTTTATAGTCTTAGCTAGTTATCTCGAATTATTTGAAATTGAAGCAAAATTGATGAAATATTGCCTTAAACTAAATTCTCTCAAGTCAAACTTACAGACTGCCCAGAATCTACAAAATTCTTGTCATAACTATAGTTTTCAGACTTTTTCTTCTCTAGCTTTTCAAAATGATTTATTCCTAAAGCAAAACCTATACTGGCTGAAGTCATTATAA
- a CDS encoding MFS transporter, whose product MLGYAKEQRSLTREQKKAVGLLSIGTFLEYVDFMLYIHMGVLLNEIFFAPTYSPYSAALLGAFSFSAPFIVRPIGALIFGWIGDRIGRKSTVIITTSIMATSCLIIANLQSYAQIGITASIIVIICRILQGMSSIGEIIGVELYFTETIKPPKSYQVVGLIGIFSVLGGTAALGLASLVTSYGFNWRLAFWVGAGIAFIGMAARTTLRETP is encoded by the coding sequence ATGCTAGGTTACGCAAAAGAGCAAAGAAGTTTAACAAGAGAGCAAAAGAAAGCAGTAGGTTTATTATCTATAGGCACGTTTTTAGAATATGTAGATTTCATGTTATATATTCATATGGGAGTACTTTTAAATGAAATATTTTTTGCTCCAACTTATAGCCCTTATTCTGCTGCTCTTTTAGGTGCTTTTTCTTTTTCTGCTCCTTTTATTGTACGTCCAATTGGAGCACTCATTTTTGGATGGATAGGTGACCGCATAGGACGTAAATCTACAGTTATTATTACTACTTCAATAATGGCAACTTCTTGTTTAATAATTGCTAATCTTCAATCATACGCTCAGATTGGTATTACTGCTTCAATAATTGTGATAATATGCCGTATTCTACAGGGAATGTCATCAATAGGCGAGATAATAGGAGTAGAACTTTATTTTACTGAAACTATAAAGCCTCCAAAAAGTTATCAAGTAGTAGGTTTAATTGGGATCTTTTCAGTATTGGGAGGAACTGCTGCCTTGGGGCTTGCATCTTTAGTTACCTCTTATGGCTTTAATTGGAGGTTAGCTTTTTGGGTCGGAGCTGGTATTGCTTTTATAGGAATGGCAGCAAGAACTACTTTACGTGAAACACCTTAA
- the ykgO gene encoding type B 50S ribosomal protein L36: MKVVSSLKSLKKRDKDCQIVKRRGKIFVINKKNKRFKAKQG; the protein is encoded by the coding sequence ATGAAAGTCGTTAGTTCGTTAAAATCATTGAAAAAACGTGATAAAGATTGTCAAATCGTTAAAAGAAGAGGCAAAATTTTTGTAATAAATAAAAAGAATAAAAGATTTAAAGCAAAACAAGGTTAA